A part of Miscanthus floridulus cultivar M001 chromosome 6, ASM1932011v1, whole genome shotgun sequence genomic DNA contains:
- the LOC136460437 gene encoding uncharacterized protein, with protein sequence MDAYIKKHTRSAVVVVPEVQQDSEEDEGDEVTEVEPEKVPSSRTKTKQKQAQEKKKIAQASIAAYMAAAGSSKPANQKNTKSVVAMLRKTPEEYGPGYRSPSMHEIREPLLERAVKKTTELRKKHEEAWKEYGCTLMSDGWTDTSHRHLIIFLANSPVGTFFLGSVDASSEVADKDMLADLLEKQIDKIRREYVVQVVTDNGSNFKAAGRILMDKIPHLFWTPCAAHCLNLLLQDIGEIKELNTVINSAKKVSRFLYKHGRILNLMKQQIGGDLVRPVVTQFATSYLTLASMYKNKNGLRALVVSEEWHNNPLSLSTEGKRVEDIILSAPFWTKLEYCLKASQPLLIALRIVDGDETPTAPEITAAMDVAKNTIKESLKDKPDLLAEVMVLYDKRWETQMEQKLYGAALFLNPSKFFAIREKDKRQAGRLRGMFNQVLWKMETDDDVSTKISQQADDYEQSEGEGFSMPLAIRDREKKNLSKFRTFSFLLLC encoded by the exons ATGGATGCTTACATCAAGAAGCATACAAGGTCTGCAGTTGTGGTAGTTCCTGAAGTTCAACAAGATTCTGAAGAGGATGAAGGTGATGAAGTTACTGAAGTTGAACCAGAGAAAGTGCCTAGTTCTAGGACAAAGACCAAGCAGAAGCaagcacaagaaaagaagaaaatagcTCAAGCTTCCATCGCTGCCTATATGGCTGCTGCTGGTTCATCTAAACCAGCAAATCAAAAGAACACCAAGTCAGTTGTTGCCATGCTTCGGAAGACACCAGAAGAG TATGGACCTGGGTACCGCTCACCATCCATGCATGAAATTAGGGAGCCATTGTTAGAAAGGGCTGTCAAGAAGACAACAGAACTGAGAAAGAAGCATGAGGAAGCTTGGAAAGAGTATGGTTGCACTCTCATGTCTGATGGTTGGACAGATACTAGCCATCGTCATCTAATCATTTTTCTTGCAAACAGTCCAGTAGGGACCTTCTTCCTAGGTTCAGTGGATGCATCAAGTGAGGTAGCTGATAAGGATATGCTAGCAGATTTGTTGGAGAAGCAAATTGACAAGATTAGAAGGGAATACGTGGTGCAGGTTGTCACAGACAATGGGTCCAACTTCAAGGCAGCGGGAAGGATTTTAATGGACAAGATCCCACACTTGTTTTGGACACCTTGTGCTGCCCATTGCCTGAATTTGCTGCTGCAAGACATTGGAGAGATTAAGGAGTTGAACACTGTCATAAATTCAGCAAAGAAGGTGAGCAGATTTCTATATAAGCATGGGAGGATACTTAATCTAATGAAACAACAAATAGGTGGGGATCTTGTGAGGCCAGTTGTGACTCAGTTTGCTACCTCTTATCTCACTTTGGCAAGTATGTATAAAAATAAGAATGGCTTGAGAGCTTTAGTTGTCAGCGAGGAATGGCACAATAATCCCCTGTCTTTGTCTACTGAAGGCAAACGAGTTGAGGATATTATCTTGTCTGCGCCATTTTGGACTAAATTGGAATATTGCTTGAAAGCTTCACAGCCACTTCTCATTGCTCTACGGATTGTAGATGGAGATGAGACACCAACAGCTCCTGAGATCACTGCAgctatggatgttgcaaaaaacaCCATAAAAGAATCTCTAAAAGATAAACCCGATTTACTTGCCGAGGTAATGGTGTTATATGATAAGAGGTGGGAAACCCAAATGGAGCAAAAGCTATATGGGGCAGCCCTTTTCTTGAATCCAAGCAAGTTCTTTGCCATAAGGGAGAAAGACAAGAGACAAGCTGGAAGGTTAAGAGGCATGTTCAATCAAGTTCTATGGAAAATGGAGACTGATGACGATGTGTCAACCAAGATTTCGCAGCAAGCTGATGACTATGAACAATCCGAAGGTGAAGGCTTCTCAATGCCTTTAGCTATAAGGGACAGAGAGAAAAAGAACCTTAGTAAGTTTAGAACATTTTCTTTCCTTCTATTGTGCTGA
- the LOC136457990 gene encoding heavy metal-associated isoprenylated plant protein 2-like: MSKKIVVKADLVGKTCMRDIMSIAATLQGIKSMDVDAEKCTLTVVGTVDPVCIAQKLKKKCFAVNIISVEDDKPKPPAPEKPKDPCKEACEKKCDKITCCKECKDKCKETCERRCKAWLESGGCCSCCTRCAVPSYPYSGCSGGSWPWPYGC, from the exons ATGTCTAAG AAGATAGTGGTCAAAGCTGACCTCGTCGGCAAGACATGCATGAGGGATATCATGTCAATTGCTGCGACGCTCCAAG GCATCAAGTCGATGGACGTTGACGCTGAGAAGTGCACGCTGACGGTGGTCGGCACCGTCGACCCGGTGTGCATCGCGCAGAAGCTCAAGAAGAAGTGCTTCGCCGTGAATATCATCAGCGTCGAAGACGACAAGCCAAAGCCCCCGGCCCCGGAGAAGCCGAAGGACCCCTGCAAGGAAGCGTGCGAGAAGAAGTGCGACAAGATCACCTGCTGCAAGGAGTGCAAGGACAAGTGCAAGGAGACGTGCGAGAGGCGGTGCAAGGCGTGGCTCGAGAGCGGCGGCTGCTGCTCCTGCTGCACGCGCTGCGCCGTGCCCAGCTACCCCTACAGCGGGTGCAGCGGTGGCAGTTGGCCCTGGCCCTACGGCTGCTAG